The following are encoded together in the Lactuca sativa cultivar Salinas chromosome 1, Lsat_Salinas_v11, whole genome shotgun sequence genome:
- the LOC111881626 gene encoding U-box domain-containing protein 4 yields MKHMGYEKPSAIVLKAIREQVEGSDPSSETRSKIADLLSLRTNQELLIEAVALENLKENAEQAEKIGDLEYIEEMIALVTHMHDCFVEMKQSESSNPVPIPPDFCCPLSLELMTDPVIVASGQTYERGYIRNWINLGLNVCPKTMQTLVHNNLIPNYTVKALIANWCESHNVKLPDPVKQPLRLTLNQPTSPRSNGIYQEEASSPVHRHVHSSSEDSGKGNEFNTVESGEKSLDSGGPGPGPSGVDEGSPPEAPAIESSSSAPATAYNSDASGELAAEPQAAIAASQHAVSPRLGNRARNQIWRRSSFGPRVVSSATEARPDLTELETQVKKLVSDLSSASIDTVRNATGELRLLARQMKLKGRGATLLFLFVSPHINIEKSRTPAGLICSEDGIKDLVILRFCCGRKEDL; encoded by the coding sequence ATGAAACATATGGGATATGAAAAGCCATCGGCTATTGTCTTAAAAGCTATAAGGGAACAAGTGGAAGGATCTGATCCTAGCTCAGAAACTAGGTCAAAAATTGCTGATTTGTTAAGcttaagaacaaatcaagaacttCTAATCGAAGCTGTTGCACTTGAAAACTTGAAGGAGAATGCTGAACAAGCAGAAAAGATTGGGGATTTGGAGTATATTGAAGAAATGATTGCTCTTGTTACACACATGCATGATTGCTTTGTGGAAATGAAACAATCAGAAAGCTCTAACCCTGTTCCAATTCCTCCAGACTTCTGTTGTCCACTGTCACTTGAATTGATGACAGACCCTGTGATTGTAGCTTCTGGGCAGACATATGAGCGGGGGTATATTCGTAATTGGATCAATCTTGGACTCAATGTTTGCCCTAAAACAATGCAAACTCTTGTTCATAATAATTTGATTCCTAATTACACTGTGAAAGCATTGATTGCTAATTGGTGTGAATCCCACAATGTTAAACTCCCAGATCCTGTAAAGCAGCCATTAAGGTTAACCTTGAATCAACCTACTTCACCTAGATCGAATGGAATCTATCAGGAAGAAGCTTCTTCTCCAGTGCATCGTCATGTCCATTCATCTTCAGAAGATTCTGGAAAGGGGAATGAGTTTAATACAGTTGAATCCGGTGAGAAAAGTTTGGATTCCGGTGGACCTGGACCTGGACCATCTGGAGTGGATGAAGGATCACCACCGGAGGCACCTGCAATTGAGTCGTCTTCTTCAGCTCCGGCAACCGCTTACAATAGTGATGCTTCAGGGGAGCTGGCGGCAGAGCCTCAGGCTGCCATTGCTGCTTCCCAGCATGCAGTTTCACCTCGATTAGGAAACAGAGCACGAAACCAAATATGGCGGAGATCATCTTTTGGGCCGAGAGTTGTTTCTTCTGCTACTGAAGCGAGACCTGATCTCACGGAACTCGAAACGCAGGTGAAGAAATTGGTCAGCGACTTGAGCAGCGCTTCCATTGATACAGTCAGGAACGCCACCGGTGAACTCAGATTACTTGCGAGacaaatgaaattgaaaggtAGAGGCGCTACACTCCTTTTTTTGTTCGTGTCACCACACATCAACATAGAGAAATCGAGAACCCCTGCAGGTTTGATCTGTTCAGAAGACGGGATCAAAGATTTGGTGATATTGCGATTTTGTTGTGGGAGAAAAGAGGATTTgtga